The following coding sequences are from one Paenibacillus tundrae window:
- a CDS encoding PocR ligand-binding domain-containing protein, whose amino-acid sequence MIKEYLHINKILDLTKWKRLQDSLATVTKLAILTVDYKGIPVTSHSSCQAFCQSVRKDPELLPYCQKCDSRGGLEAVRLNEPYVYLCHFNIVDIAIPITIDGKYIGAVMAGQVKLADPEKGTDLEQIVTSKNVPMHAEKLKELQEEYDQLPVMTYEEVVKISNMLSLLCNYIVEEALNKNLLVEMFEKASGNQQSLNLATILPGYSIRNIESIKKEMTNAIADAYLKTSPNEAETANPVLQPAFEYIHGHKSEQVSLKHMAELCHLSPSYFSRLFAKETGENFTTYLAKLKIKWAKQLLEITDMPVSQISDELGFNESGYFIKIFKKFEEITPALYRKYIQKQ is encoded by the coding sequence ATGATTAAGGAATACTTGCATATTAATAAAATTCTTGACCTAACCAAATGGAAGCGGCTACAGGACTCACTTGCCACCGTGACGAAACTAGCTATCTTAACCGTGGATTACAAAGGGATTCCCGTGACCAGTCACAGCAGTTGTCAGGCGTTCTGCCAGAGTGTACGCAAAGATCCCGAGCTACTTCCCTATTGCCAAAAATGTGACTCACGCGGCGGTCTGGAAGCTGTTCGATTGAATGAACCTTATGTATATCTATGTCATTTCAACATTGTAGATATTGCGATTCCCATCACGATTGATGGAAAATATATTGGGGCTGTCATGGCTGGACAAGTTAAGCTGGCTGACCCGGAGAAAGGCACCGATCTGGAACAGATCGTGACCTCCAAGAATGTACCGATGCATGCTGAGAAGCTGAAAGAGTTACAGGAAGAGTATGACCAGTTACCCGTCATGACCTATGAAGAGGTTGTGAAAATTTCGAATATGCTGTCTCTGCTCTGCAACTATATAGTAGAGGAAGCACTAAACAAAAATCTGCTGGTGGAAATGTTCGAGAAGGCCTCCGGCAATCAGCAATCACTGAACCTCGCGACCATCCTGCCGGGGTATTCCATTCGTAATATTGAATCCATCAAAAAAGAAATGACTAATGCGATTGCAGATGCTTATCTGAAAACCAGCCCTAATGAAGCCGAGACTGCTAATCCGGTGTTACAGCCCGCCTTTGAATACATTCATGGTCACAAAAGTGAGCAGGTTTCGTTGAAACATATGGCTGAGCTCTGTCACCTGAGTCCAAGTTATTTTAGTCGATTATTCGCCAAAGAAACGGGTGAGAACTTCACGACTTATCTAGCTAAACTCAAGATAAAATGGGCCAAGCAATTACTTGAGATAACCGACATGCCTGTCTCTCAGATTAGTGATGAACTGGGATTCAATGAATCAGGTTATTTTATCAAAATCTTCAAGAAATTCGAGGAAATTACCCCTGCCCTTTATCGTAAATACATCCAAAAGCAATGA
- a CDS encoding glycerol dehydrogenase, translating to MRKAFISPTKYVQGEDELLNLGYFVKSFGDSALLIAHPDDVQRVKAKLDATAEKFNITFVESGFKGECSREEVARLQEIAKEKGCDSTIGLGGGKAIDAAKCVAEGEALIICPTIAATDAPTSHSAVLYTPEGAFDDYAYFKQSPSVVLVDTTVIANAPTRFLVSGMGDALSTYFEARATAKSYSRVNASLPMGSREGYTPSAVGTNAALALAKLCYEMLLTDGAKAKVASDSNVVTQALENIVETNILLSGLGFESGGLAAAHAIHNGLTVLEGTHHYFHGEKVSFGTIAQLVLENAPTEELHEVMDFCLAVGLPVSLADIGVETITQEELIQVAEIACIPEESIHAMPFPITVPEVAAAIAAADRIGREYKARQEAK from the coding sequence ATGAGAAAAGCATTTATCAGCCCAACGAAATATGTACAAGGTGAAGACGAACTACTTAACTTGGGGTATTTTGTAAAATCATTCGGGGACTCCGCGCTCTTGATCGCTCACCCAGATGATGTACAACGTGTCAAAGCGAAGCTGGATGCAACAGCTGAGAAATTCAATATTACGTTTGTTGAAAGCGGTTTTAAAGGCGAATGTTCCCGCGAGGAAGTTGCTCGTCTGCAAGAGATCGCAAAGGAAAAAGGTTGCGACTCTACGATCGGTCTTGGTGGTGGTAAAGCGATCGATGCGGCCAAATGTGTAGCAGAAGGCGAAGCCTTGATCATCTGCCCAACGATTGCGGCAACGGACGCACCAACAAGTCACTCTGCTGTATTGTACACACCAGAAGGCGCATTCGATGATTATGCATACTTCAAACAAAGCCCAAGTGTTGTGCTTGTAGATACAACGGTTATTGCCAATGCACCAACACGTTTCCTTGTTTCCGGTATGGGAGATGCACTTTCTACGTATTTTGAAGCAAGAGCAACAGCTAAATCCTATTCTCGTGTGAACGCGAGCCTACCGATGGGATCACGTGAAGGATATACACCTTCTGCTGTAGGTACCAATGCAGCACTTGCACTAGCGAAGCTATGTTATGAGATGCTTCTTACTGACGGTGCAAAAGCTAAAGTAGCTAGTGATAGTAATGTGGTAACCCAAGCACTGGAGAACATCGTAGAGACGAATATTCTGTTGTCTGGTCTTGGATTCGAGAGCGGTGGTCTGGCTGCAGCACATGCGATCCACAACGGTCTGACTGTTCTTGAAGGTACACACCACTACTTCCATGGAGAAAAAGTATCCTTCGGTACCATTGCCCAGCTTGTGCTTGAGAATGCACCAACCGAAGAGCTGCACGAAGTGATGGACTTCTGCCTTGCTGTAGGACTACCTGTAAGCCTGGCGGATATCGGTGTAGAAACAATTACGCAAGAAGAACTGATCCAAGTAGCAGAGATTGCTTGTATTCCGGAAGAATCCATTCACGCAATGCCATTCCCAATCACAGTTCCTGAAGTGGCCGCTGCCATCGCAGCAGCTGACCGAATCGGACGGGAGTACAAAGCTCGCCAGGAGGCAAAATAA
- the dhaK gene encoding dihydroxyacetone kinase subunit DhaK has translation MKKIINQAENVVMEMCNGIALAHPELEFLKKYKVIKRREINADKVSLISGGGSGHEPAHAGYVGKGMLDAAVCGDVFASPSQIQVYQAIKATASNKGTLLIIKNYSGDMMNFKNAAHLAEEDGINVQYVRVEDDIAVQDSLYTVGRRGVAGTVLVHKIAGAAAEEGRSLDEVKQVAEKAAQNVRSIGFGFTSCTVPAKGTPTFEIAEDEMEFGVGIHGEPGIRREKIVSADELAGRMVEALLADMKLDNDASAEIAVLVNGFGATPLQELYLLNNSVQRELAGHTGLKVATTFVGNYMTSIDMAGASVTILKLDDELKTLLFQESDTPAFKVSGAPVAQVAYSEALEAVVSEDAPVSFEVETPATSAVINNNQFSLDNVVYLIDKMGEIIIKNEVPFCELDSHAGDGDFGMSVAKGFRQLKREWNHIINEEKKDIGSFLDACSLVIMEYCGGASGPIWGSAFRAAGKAVGDKQQLSVAEFAEMIQAAVQGIQSTGERSFGRGAVVGDKTLIDALVPCADSWTQSADSGDDFKTAFAKGAAAAVEGAKKTEDIVARMGRAGTVGDRSLGYPDAGAYALGVIFTELSESMK, from the coding sequence ATGAAAAAAATTATAAACCAGGCTGAGAATGTTGTAATGGAAATGTGCAACGGGATTGCGCTTGCGCACCCAGAGCTTGAGTTTCTGAAGAAATACAAAGTCATCAAGCGCAGAGAGATTAATGCGGATAAAGTTAGCCTGATTAGTGGCGGCGGTAGCGGACATGAGCCGGCTCACGCAGGTTATGTAGGTAAAGGCATGCTGGATGCGGCTGTCTGTGGAGATGTATTCGCATCCCCTTCACAGATTCAGGTATACCAGGCGATCAAAGCTACCGCTAGCAACAAAGGTACGCTGTTGATTATCAAAAACTACAGTGGCGACATGATGAACTTCAAGAATGCGGCTCATCTGGCAGAGGAAGACGGCATTAACGTACAATATGTGCGCGTTGAGGATGATATCGCAGTACAGGATAGCTTGTACACAGTAGGACGCCGTGGTGTTGCTGGTACTGTACTGGTTCACAAGATTGCCGGAGCAGCGGCAGAAGAAGGCCGCAGTCTGGATGAAGTGAAACAGGTTGCTGAGAAGGCAGCGCAGAACGTACGCAGTATCGGGTTTGGCTTCACTTCATGTACTGTACCAGCGAAAGGTACTCCGACATTTGAAATTGCGGAAGATGAGATGGAGTTCGGCGTGGGAATCCACGGTGAGCCAGGGATTCGTCGGGAGAAAATTGTGTCTGCGGATGAACTCGCAGGACGTATGGTGGAAGCATTGCTGGCAGATATGAAGCTGGACAATGACGCTTCTGCGGAGATTGCTGTGCTTGTGAACGGATTTGGCGCTACACCGCTACAAGAATTGTACTTGCTGAACAACTCCGTTCAACGTGAACTTGCAGGACATACAGGTCTGAAGGTTGCTACAACGTTTGTAGGCAACTATATGACCAGTATCGATATGGCAGGTGCTTCGGTAACCATCCTGAAACTGGATGATGAACTGAAAACGTTGTTGTTCCAAGAAAGCGATACGCCTGCGTTCAAGGTCTCCGGTGCGCCGGTTGCCCAAGTAGCGTATTCTGAAGCACTTGAAGCAGTTGTGAGTGAGGATGCTCCAGTATCCTTCGAGGTTGAGACACCTGCAACGTCTGCGGTAATCAACAACAATCAGTTCTCCCTCGATAACGTCGTGTACCTGATCGACAAAATGGGTGAGATCATCATCAAGAATGAAGTACCGTTCTGTGAGCTGGATTCTCATGCGGGCGATGGTGACTTCGGGATGAGTGTGGCCAAAGGCTTCCGCCAGTTGAAACGTGAATGGAATCATATCATTAACGAAGAGAAAAAGGACATCGGTTCATTCCTTGATGCATGTTCATTGGTTATCATGGAATATTGCGGCGGAGCATCCGGCCCGATCTGGGGTTCGGCATTCCGTGCGGCTGGCAAAGCTGTAGGCGATAAGCAGCAATTGAGTGTGGCTGAATTCGCTGAGATGATTCAAGCTGCAGTTCAAGGCATTCAGTCCACTGGCGAACGCTCCTTCGGACGTGGTGCGGTTGTCGGTGACAAAACCTTGATTGATGCGCTTGTACCTTGTGCTGATTCTTGGACACAAAGCGCTGATTCGGGAGACGACTTCAAAACGGCATTTGCCAAAGGTGCAGCAGCAGCGGTCGAAGGTGCGAAGAAAACGGAAGACATCGTAGCTCGCATGGGTCGTGCAGGTACGGTTGGTGACCGTAGTCTAGGATACCCTGATGCTGGTGCGTATGCATTGGGTGTTATTTTCACTGAATTGTCTGAGTCGATGAAATAA
- a CDS encoding siderophore ABC transporter substrate-binding protein produces the protein MRKSISRKFMFMMVAALALVLAACSSNEATNSNATSTNATDTSTSTSAATPATPSTVEITDAHGTVTVPVNPTNVVALDNRTFETLANWDVKLAAVPKDVMPGNSPYVADEAVQNIGNHREPNLELLASIQPDLVIVGQRFSGFYEDIKKLVPNAAVIDLTFDVSAEAGTPGENLVNGFKDTTTSLGKIFDKEEEASQLNAEFDKSIEAAKAAYNGKDTVMSVIVSAGDIGFSAPHSGRVWGPLYEIFNWVPALEVDKSSADHQGDDISVEAIAQSNPDWIFVLDRDAAISSDEASVPAQDVIDNAPALKNTTAITKGQIMYAPNDTYTNESIETFIKIFNNLSETLAK, from the coding sequence ATGAGAAAATCTATTTCTAGAAAATTCATGTTTATGATGGTGGCAGCTTTGGCGTTGGTGCTCGCGGCATGTTCCAGTAATGAAGCTACGAATTCGAATGCAACGAGTACAAATGCAACAGACACTAGTACCTCAACAAGTGCGGCGACTCCTGCTACTCCTTCCACAGTTGAAATTACAGATGCACATGGAACGGTAACTGTTCCTGTAAACCCAACAAATGTCGTTGCTCTAGATAACAGAACGTTTGAGACATTGGCGAACTGGGATGTTAAATTAGCGGCTGTCCCGAAGGATGTTATGCCTGGGAATTCACCATATGTAGCTGATGAAGCTGTACAGAATATCGGTAATCATCGCGAACCAAATCTGGAGTTGCTGGCATCAATCCAGCCTGACCTTGTTATTGTTGGTCAAAGATTCTCAGGATTCTATGAAGATATCAAAAAATTAGTGCCTAATGCAGCAGTAATTGATCTTACTTTTGATGTTTCTGCTGAAGCCGGAACACCTGGAGAAAACCTGGTTAACGGATTCAAAGATACAACGACGAGCTTAGGTAAAATTTTCGATAAAGAAGAAGAGGCTAGCCAACTGAACGCTGAATTCGATAAATCTATTGAAGCAGCAAAAGCGGCTTATAATGGCAAAGATACAGTGATGAGTGTAATTGTTTCTGCAGGGGATATCGGTTTTTCAGCTCCTCACTCTGGTCGTGTATGGGGGCCATTGTATGAAATCTTCAATTGGGTACCAGCTCTAGAAGTTGACAAGTCTTCTGCTGATCACCAAGGTGATGATATTTCCGTTGAAGCTATTGCTCAGAGCAATCCGGATTGGATTTTCGTACTGGATCGTGATGCGGCTATTTCTTCCGATGAAGCTTCTGTTCCTGCTCAAGACGTTATTGATAATGCACCTGCTCTCAAAAACACAACGGCGATTACTAAAGGACAGATTATGTATGCTCCGAACGACACGTACACGAATGAATCCATCGAGACATTCATTAAAATCTTCAACAACCTATCAGAAACTTTAGCGAAGTAG
- a CDS encoding ABC transporter permease, whose translation MLKNWIPKLAGVENSQPQRHNRKKLWTIPFIIAITVTAILAILSLFTGVYDIRGQADGMEMFFITRVPRTIALMLTGAAMAMAGLVMQLITQNRLVEPTTTGTMEWSGLGLLFVYLLFPAPTLVLRMTGAIIFSFVGTMIFFVFLRKVKLRSSLVVPIIGMMLGAVISAFSTFIGLVFQVTQNIESWFVGSFSPVQIGRYEYLWIIILLTILIFIFADRLTLAGLGEDVATSLGVNYNRIILIGTGLISLAVGVVAAVIGNLPFLGLIVPNIVSMFRGDDLRSNLPWVCVLGMATIIVCDILSRIIIMPFEIPVSMILGTVGAVVFIAILLRQRRSKRRLR comes from the coding sequence GTGCTGAAAAACTGGATACCAAAACTAGCTGGGGTTGAGAATTCTCAACCCCAGCGTCATAACCGTAAGAAGCTCTGGACGATCCCTTTTATCATCGCCATCACGGTGACAGCTATTCTAGCGATCCTATCGCTGTTTACTGGCGTTTATGATATCAGAGGACAAGCGGATGGCATGGAGATGTTCTTCATCACTCGTGTACCTAGAACCATTGCCTTGATGCTCACTGGAGCCGCAATGGCCATGGCAGGACTGGTCATGCAGTTGATTACACAGAACCGTTTAGTAGAACCTACCACCACAGGAACGATGGAATGGTCAGGTCTCGGACTTTTATTTGTTTATCTATTATTTCCTGCTCCAACGCTAGTGCTCAGAATGACAGGCGCAATCATTTTTTCTTTTGTAGGAACAATGATTTTTTTTGTTTTTCTAAGAAAAGTTAAGCTTCGATCATCTTTAGTTGTGCCTATTATTGGGATGATGCTGGGAGCAGTCATTTCGGCATTTTCAACGTTTATCGGACTTGTTTTCCAAGTGACGCAAAATATCGAGAGCTGGTTTGTAGGCTCTTTTTCGCCTGTTCAGATTGGTCGGTATGAGTATCTATGGATTATTATTTTGCTCACTATACTTATCTTTATATTTGCTGACCGGTTGACTCTGGCTGGACTTGGGGAAGATGTCGCTACCAGTCTCGGCGTAAACTATAACAGAATTATTCTTATTGGCACGGGTCTCATTTCTCTAGCTGTTGGTGTTGTTGCGGCTGTTATTGGAAACTTACCATTCCTAGGGCTAATTGTCCCCAATATTGTTTCCATGTTTAGAGGGGATGACCTTAGGAGTAATTTGCCATGGGTGTGCGTGTTAGGGATGGCTACCATCATTGTATGTGATATCCTGTCTCGCATCATTATTATGCCGTTTGAAATACCTGTTTCTATGATCCTTGGAACGGTGGGAGCCGTTGTATTTATTGCTATTTTGCTAAGACAAAGGAGGTCAAAAAGGAGGCTAAGATGA
- a CDS encoding iron chelate uptake ABC transporter family permease subunit has protein sequence MSELTSSNPLNVDIDSSRPPRKRSARAFRTKKEEKRYWILLITLIVVGLLSSFGLLVYNNPVPVTSPSFIPVVTRRVVALVAMLMAVICQSLATVAFQSITNNRIITPSLLGFEAIYSTIHTSTIFFLGAAAFVNFSGVDAFLYQIAAMVLMCLILYGWLLSGKYGNLQLLLLVGIIIGTGLRSVSSFMRRLLSPSEFDILQARMFASVNNADAAYFPIAIPIVIVVAILLLANAKRLNVLSLGKDVSTVLGSKHQVSVMYTLVLISILMAVSTALVGPLTFYGFLVATLSYQAAQTYDHRYVFPMALAIGFVILTSAYFIMNHIFHAQGVVSILIELIGGLTFLIVILRKGSL, from the coding sequence ATGAGCGAATTAACTAGTAGTAATCCACTAAATGTCGACATCGACTCTAGCCGACCTCCCCGAAAAAGATCAGCTAGAGCCTTTCGTACCAAGAAGGAAGAAAAGCGTTATTGGATTTTGCTGATAACATTGATTGTTGTGGGTCTTTTATCATCGTTTGGACTACTGGTGTATAACAATCCGGTTCCAGTAACCTCCCCATCATTCATACCTGTTGTTACAAGAAGGGTGGTAGCCCTTGTTGCCATGCTTATGGCTGTAATTTGTCAAAGCTTAGCAACGGTTGCTTTTCAGTCGATTACGAATAACCGAATTATCACTCCGTCACTCTTAGGTTTTGAAGCTATTTACTCCACCATTCATACAAGCACGATCTTTTTCCTTGGTGCTGCGGCGTTTGTGAATTTTAGTGGTGTAGATGCCTTTTTATATCAGATTGCTGCTATGGTCTTGATGTGTCTAATCCTCTACGGATGGTTGCTCTCTGGGAAGTACGGCAATTTACAACTCCTGCTTTTGGTCGGTATTATTATTGGAACGGGGTTAAGGTCTGTATCTTCTTTTATGAGAAGACTTCTGTCACCATCTGAATTTGATATTTTGCAAGCAAGAATGTTTGCTTCCGTCAATAATGCAGATGCTGCCTATTTCCCGATTGCCATACCAATTGTTATCGTTGTAGCGATCCTTCTGCTTGCGAATGCCAAGCGACTTAATGTATTGTCGCTTGGTAAGGATGTCTCAACGGTTCTGGGCTCTAAACATCAAGTAAGTGTCATGTATACCCTTGTTCTTATTTCCATTTTGATGGCTGTATCAACCGCTTTGGTTGGCCCACTTACTTTCTATGGATTTTTAGTTGCTACGTTGAGTTATCAAGCAGCACAGACCTATGATCACAGATACGTGTTCCCGATGGCTCTTGCTATAGGCTTTGTAATCTTAACGAGTGCGTACTTTATTATGAATCATATTTTCCATGCGCAAGGTGTTGTCTCCATTCTTATTGAATTGATTGGTGGACTAACATTCTTAATTGTTATTTTAAGGAAGGGTTCTTTATGA
- a CDS encoding iron ABC transporter ATP-binding protein, with translation MIQIDNVKKSYAAEVEIGPLDISIPKAGLTSLIGPNGAGKSTTLLMIGRLLNLDEGQIKIANMDVSKSKSKDLAKIVTVLRQENHFVTRLTVRQLAGFGRFPHSKGRLTDEDEAIISKYIDFLDLTDLENRYLDELSGGQRQRAYVAMVLCQETEYVLLDEPLNNLDVARSVRMMEHLRYAANEFGRTILTVMHDINFAAKYSDRICAMKHGQIAAFGTVDEVMDPEILTDIFETKIEIIEGPYGPIAIY, from the coding sequence ATGATACAGATCGATAATGTCAAAAAATCCTATGCAGCCGAGGTAGAAATAGGCCCTTTGGATATAAGCATCCCCAAAGCCGGTCTTACTTCATTAATCGGACCCAACGGAGCGGGAAAATCAACAACGCTTCTGATGATCGGTAGGCTTCTGAATTTGGACGAAGGCCAGATTAAGATTGCCAATATGGATGTTTCCAAATCGAAGTCCAAAGACTTGGCCAAAATTGTAACGGTGCTGCGGCAAGAAAATCATTTTGTCACAAGACTAACGGTAAGACAGCTTGCCGGATTTGGGCGTTTTCCTCATTCGAAGGGAAGACTAACAGATGAAGATGAAGCGATTATTTCCAAATATATTGATTTTCTAGACTTAACTGATCTGGAAAATAGATATTTAGACGAGCTTTCCGGTGGCCAACGACAGAGAGCATATGTAGCTATGGTTTTGTGTCAGGAGACAGAATACGTACTTTTGGACGAGCCTTTGAACAATTTGGATGTGGCTCGCTCTGTACGGATGATGGAGCATCTGAGGTATGCAGCTAATGAATTTGGACGAACCATTCTGACGGTTATGCATGATATTAATTTTGCCGCCAAATATTCGGATCGAATCTGTGCGATGAAGCATGGGCAGATTGCTGCGTTTGGAACAGTGGATGAGGTTATGGATCCCGAAATTTTAACAGATATTTTTGAGACCAAAATTGAAATTATCGAGGGCCCATATGGACCAATAGCAATTTATTAA
- a CDS encoding alanyl-tRNA editing protein, whose translation MTDKLYYNSAYTHEWHTQITNRADKEDGTYVTLAETAFYPHGGGQPCDLGQIGGIAVLDVNLEDGEVWHKLERSPEQVDVDCALDWQRRFDHMQHHTGQHLLSAITLKLADAMTLSFHLGTDYATIDVAAESLSVEQLAAIEYEVNQQIYRNAPIHTSWVTAEEAARLPLVKQPSVTEDIRIVEIEGVEYNACGGTHVSATGEIGLIKLLKTEKVKGGIRIYFKCGSRALNEFTATQQVLNGLTTKLKTSRDELLERIEKMEQEQKLLQSELNAVKATNDDYYAQELLAAREGLVIAQVFEDKPLKDMQSLATKLTAEHEGLVLFASISEAKVVLAQNGQPPEWACGPFFKGNLGAYQGKGGGSDKMAQAGFANSEDAIAFYEFTKEQLGHH comes from the coding sequence ATGACAGATAAACTTTATTACAACTCAGCATATACACATGAATGGCATACACAGATTACAAATAGAGCAGACAAGGAGGACGGCACCTACGTCACATTAGCAGAGACTGCTTTTTATCCGCATGGCGGCGGACAACCGTGTGATCTAGGACAGATCGGCGGCATTGCTGTTCTTGATGTCAATCTTGAAGATGGAGAGGTATGGCATAAGCTAGAGCGCTCACCTGAACAAGTGGACGTGGACTGTGCGTTGGATTGGCAGCGTCGATTCGATCATATGCAGCATCATACTGGACAACATTTACTGTCAGCGATCACCCTGAAGCTTGCGGATGCGATGACGCTCAGCTTCCATCTGGGAACGGATTATGCCACGATTGATGTGGCGGCAGAATCACTCAGCGTGGAGCAACTTGCAGCCATCGAATATGAGGTGAATCAGCAAATTTATCGTAACGCACCAATCCATACATCCTGGGTAACTGCAGAAGAGGCAGCACGTCTACCCTTGGTGAAGCAGCCGAGCGTTACTGAAGATATTCGGATCGTTGAGATTGAGGGTGTGGAATATAACGCGTGTGGTGGCACACATGTGTCGGCAACGGGGGAGATTGGATTAATCAAGCTGCTGAAAACCGAGAAGGTGAAAGGTGGTATCCGGATTTATTTTAAATGTGGATCGAGAGCATTGAACGAATTCACCGCAACACAGCAAGTACTGAACGGCTTAACGACGAAATTGAAGACGAGCAGGGACGAGCTGCTGGAGCGCATTGAGAAAATGGAACAGGAGCAGAAGCTGCTGCAGAGCGAGCTAAATGCGGTAAAAGCAACGAATGATGATTATTATGCGCAGGAACTGCTCGCAGCGCGAGAAGGGCTGGTCATCGCTCAGGTATTTGAGGACAAACCGCTTAAGGATATGCAGAGTCTTGCGACCAAGCTTACAGCAGAACATGAGGGCTTGGTGCTCTTCGCCAGTATTTCAGAAGCTAAGGTGGTTCTAGCGCAGAATGGACAACCGCCGGAATGGGCATGTGGCCCATTCTTCAAAGGCAATCTTGGTGCGTATCAAGGCAAAGGTGGCGGTAGTGATAAAATGGCTCAGGCGGGCTTTGCGAACAGCGAAGATGCGATTGCTTTTTACGAATTCACGAAGGAGCAACTGGGTCATCACTAA
- a CDS encoding DUF1963 domain-containing protein gives MTERIPCRREGCSNTILPATAAKTDGICMPCKQEIAREEHRQYIEANRRDVNLYEGMTDPVEILKIMHTHHVRNELIRYIPYGQSKEQVFLSLSAEQQLMMVDYAMDLIRTEDADTGKDILVALVCYHGTSLSEQISELLAHEIYYPAILYKSASPEVRDQLLQQVNTDDENRNLLLLMLAYIGDDVVVQQFQQWKESPPPWANQLYVAPEQYATEAGWELTTEGKRRMLFTTPSYSLFVVDEKESATTTSGGEPISMLVNSSDCCPWCSRELTVLVSLDAHHPALREVSWKAEKLQVQTCMSCSCYGVVYMEMSAEGKPVWSTHNVMPMGVDEIDAEDHDAFTLDTAPHYHIATQPRNPYHGSEWANEPSLSQIGGHPGWVQDAEYTTCPSCSTRMKAVGQVNGEELAEYGEGMYYMLLCEPCQMTGVTYQQS, from the coding sequence ATGACAGAACGTATTCCTTGTCGTCGAGAGGGGTGCAGTAACACCATTTTGCCCGCAACAGCAGCCAAAACAGATGGCATCTGCATGCCATGTAAACAAGAAATTGCGCGGGAGGAGCACCGCCAATATATCGAGGCGAATCGGCGGGATGTGAACTTGTATGAAGGTATGACTGATCCTGTTGAGATCCTGAAAATCATGCATACACATCATGTCCGCAACGAATTAATCCGTTATATTCCGTACGGGCAGTCCAAAGAGCAAGTGTTTCTGTCTTTGTCAGCAGAGCAGCAGCTTATGATGGTAGATTACGCAATGGATCTCATTCGTACAGAAGATGCGGATACAGGCAAAGATATTCTGGTAGCACTTGTCTGTTATCATGGGACTTCGTTATCCGAACAGATTTCAGAGCTGTTGGCTCATGAGATCTATTACCCTGCAATTCTGTATAAGAGTGCGAGCCCGGAAGTGCGAGATCAATTGCTACAGCAGGTGAATACAGATGATGAGAATCGTAATCTCCTGTTGCTGATGCTTGCGTATATTGGGGATGATGTCGTTGTACAACAATTTCAGCAATGGAAGGAATCTCCCCCGCCTTGGGCGAATCAACTGTATGTAGCTCCTGAGCAGTATGCGACAGAGGCTGGTTGGGAACTGACCACAGAAGGTAAGCGTAGAATGTTGTTCACAACACCGAGTTATTCTTTATTTGTCGTGGATGAAAAGGAGTCTGCTACCACTACTTCAGGCGGAGAGCCGATCTCCATGTTAGTTAACAGCTCGGATTGTTGTCCTTGGTGCAGTCGAGAATTAACCGTTCTGGTTAGTTTAGATGCTCATCATCCAGCACTGCGTGAGGTGTCATGGAAAGCCGAGAAACTTCAAGTCCAGACTTGTATGAGTTGCAGCTGTTATGGGGTAGTTTACATGGAGATGAGCGCTGAAGGTAAACCCGTCTGGAGCACGCATAACGTGATGCCTATGGGCGTGGATGAGATTGATGCAGAAGATCACGATGCGTTTACACTAGATACAGCTCCTCATTATCATATCGCAACCCAACCGCGTAACCCTTACCACGGCAGTGAGTGGGCAAACGAACCGTCACTGTCGCAAATAGGCGGACATCCGGGATGGGTTCAGGATGCGGAATACACAACTTGTCCGTCCTGTTCTACCCGTATGAAGGCGGTCGGGCAGGTGAATGGTGAGGAACTGGCGGAGTATGGAGAAGGCATGTATTATATGCTGCTATGTGAGCCGTGCCAGATGACGGGGGTAACGTATCAGCAGAGCTAA